Proteins encoded within one genomic window of Calonectris borealis chromosome 1, bCalBor7.hap1.2, whole genome shotgun sequence:
- the PHF5A gene encoding PHD finger-like domain-containing protein 5A isoform X2 has protein sequence MAKHHPDLIFCRKQAGVAIGRLCEKCDGKCVICDSYVRPCTLVRICDECNYGSYQGRCVICGGPGVSDAYYCKECTIQEKDRDGCPKIVNLGSSKTDLFYERKKYGFKKR, from the exons ATGGCCAAGCACCACCCGGACCTCATCTTCTGCCGCAAGCAGGCGGGCGTGG caATCGGAAGACTTTGTGAAAAAT GTGATGGCAAATGCGTGATCTGTGACTCCTACGTGCGGCCCTGCACTCTCGTGCGCATATGTGATGAGTGTAACTACGGCTCGTACCAAGGGCGCTGTGTGATCTGCGGGGGTCCAGGAGTGTCTGATGCCTACTACTGCAAGGAGTGCACCATCCAGGAAAAAGAT AGAGATGGTTGCCCTAAGATCGTCAACCTGGGCAGTTCCAAGACAGATCTCTTCTATGAAAGGAAAAAGTATGGCTTCAAGAAGAGGTGA
- the PHF5A gene encoding PHD finger-like domain-containing protein 5A isoform X1, which produces MAKHHPDLIFCRKQAGVAIGRLCEKCDGKCVICDSYVRPCTLVRICDECNYGSYQGRCVICGGPGVSDAYYCKECTIQEKDTLPTGLHLLHRSRYQQGSLGAVSTVADICPEAF; this is translated from the exons ATGGCCAAGCACCACCCGGACCTCATCTTCTGCCGCAAGCAGGCGGGCGTGG caATCGGAAGACTTTGTGAAAAAT GTGATGGCAAATGCGTGATCTGTGACTCCTACGTGCGGCCCTGCACTCTCGTGCGCATATGTGATGAGTGTAACTACGGCTCGTACCAAGGGCGCTGTGTGATCTGCGGGGGTCCAGGAGTGTCTGATGCCTACTACTGCAAGGAGTGCACCATCCAGGAAAAAGAT ACCCTCCCCACTGGGTTGCATCTCCTGCACAGGAGCAGGTATCAGCAGGGCAGCTTGGGTGCAGTTTCTACAGTGGCTGACATCTGCCCAGAGGCTTTCTAA
- the PHF5A gene encoding PHD finger-like domain-containing protein 5A isoform X3 produces the protein MWHCGRSLHCCFCVGDGKCVICDSYVRPCTLVRICDECNYGSYQGRCVICGGPGVSDAYYCKECTIQEKDRDGCPKIVNLGSSKTDLFYERKKYGFKKR, from the exons ATGTGGCACTGTGGGAGAAGCTtacactgctgcttctgtgtaG GTGATGGCAAATGCGTGATCTGTGACTCCTACGTGCGGCCCTGCACTCTCGTGCGCATATGTGATGAGTGTAACTACGGCTCGTACCAAGGGCGCTGTGTGATCTGCGGGGGTCCAGGAGTGTCTGATGCCTACTACTGCAAGGAGTGCACCATCCAGGAAAAAGAT AGAGATGGTTGCCCTAAGATCGTCAACCTGGGCAGTTCCAAGACAGATCTCTTCTATGAAAGGAAAAAGTATGGCTTCAAGAAGAGGTGA